AGCGGGTTTGGCTCCTGCCGGTACTGAGCTGGGTGCCAAGGCTCAGGTCGTGTTGGGTGGCACATGGGAAGCAAGGGACAAATCCTGGCCCCCATGGTCTGAGCCGTGGCCTGCGTACCCCATGGTTTCAGCAACACTGGTGGCGAGCAGATCAACCAGGTGGCCCTGGAGGCGTGGCGCAGCCGCCGGGACCGGGAGGAGATCCGCCTGCAGGAGCTAGAGCCCGTCATCTCCCAGGCTGTGCTGGACAACCCGCACCGTGAGTTTGGCTCGGGAGGCCCCCTTCCTGCACCCCTGGGGTAACTTCAACAGGCCGAGGCTTCACACCCAGGTCCACTGGGCTGGGCCAGGTTCTCCCAGGGTCTGATGCGTTGCCCACCGACCGGGTACTTCTCAGCCAGGCTTTGGCGCTCCTGGCTGTCATGTGGCCTCCCTGAGCCCGCCACAGACCCTTCCCACATTGCCCCTTCCTACAGATGGCTTCTGGCGCTCAGGCATCGTGGAAGAGCATCTCTTGGACGTCCTGGTGCCCTTCCTACCATTGCAGCGGCACCACGTGCGGCACTGCGTGCTCAACGAGCTGGCCCAGCTGGGCCTGGAGCCAAGGGAGGAGGTCGTCCAGGCTGTGCTGGACAGCACCACCTTCTTCCCCGAGGAAGAACAGCTCTTTTCCTCCAACGGCTGCAAGACCGTGGCCTCCAGAATtgccttcttcctctgactctccaGATGGCGTCCTTGCCTCTCCTCGCCTGGGCCAGGCCGTGCAGGAAAGCCCTGCGGCCTCTGCAGTGGGGACCCTTTTCCTGAGCCTCCTGGAGAATGAGACCCGGAGCCCAAAGTGAAGATGAGGAGGCGTGCTGGCTAGGCCATGGGACTGAGGGCCCTGCCGTCTTAACTGGTCTCAGGGCCTCTTGGCCTTTGCTTCCTTCCCTAGAGAAACCACTGGTGACCCCAGAACTTCCGTGAGACGTGACCTTGCCCTTACCCTCCAGCCTAAGCCTTCTCAAGATGTGAATTGTAACTCAGGGACTGTGGCTCCtggctgctctctccctctgcggccTGTTACTCTTGGCTGCGTGCTCTGGCACCGTCCTCTCAACCCTCCATTGCACACACTGTGTCCCAGTACTGTAAAGCCAGGCTGAGACTTCTCAGTCTTCATGAACAGAGGGACTCAAGCTGCCACTTGGGCctggtttttaaagtttttaattttataagagaACAAACACAATAAACTTAACCATGGGACCAGAGGACTGTTGACTGAGGTATCTAATTGCTCTGGAAGGAGGCCCTTTTGCTGGGTGCCAGTGAGTATGTACGGGGGTTAGAATCTCTCCCATACCCAGCAACAAGCGAGGGAGCTGAATGGCCCTTTCAGAGATCTGTGTCACTGCTGGGCCAGTCTTGATTTTTCTGGGGTTCTGGCTCAGGCCCTCTGATCTGGGGTTTTCTGAGAGTTGGGCTCAGTCCCCAGGTGTCCTCGGTCTTGCTGTAACCTGGGCTTGTGTTCTGGCTCCAGCTCTGTGCAGCCGTGGTCTTGCTGGACCTTTGGTATTGGTCCCAAGTGGCCTCAGCGTTGCTGGGGCTCCAACTTGGATCATAGAAATCCTTGGTCCTGCTAGAACTTCGGATCAGTCCCCCACTCCGGCCATGGGCAGGCTTGATCTtcctaagcctctgccttgggccctGAGTGGCCTTGGTCTTGTTAGGTTTTTGTCTTGGGCTTCGGGTGGCTTCAGTCTGGCTGGAACTCTGGCTCTGGCCCTGTGTGACCTTTGTCCTTGTGGAGCTCCGACCCTGGCCCTTGGCAGCCTTTATCCTGCTGGGCCTCCGGctctggccctgggctgcctTGGTCCTACTGGGGCTCCTGCTCTGGCCCTGGGTGACTTTGGTCCTGCTGGGGCTCTGGCTCTGGCCCTGGGCAACCTCTATCTTGCTGGGGCTCTGGCTCTTGTCCTGGATGGCCTCTGTCTTGCTGGGCCTCTGGCTCTGGCCCTGGGTAGCTTTGGTCTTGCTGGGCCTCCGGCTCTGGCCCTGGGTAGACTCTGTCTTGCtggggctctggctctggctctgggtgACTTTGGTCCTGCTGGGGCTCTGGCTCTGGCCTGGGGTGACCTTGGTATTTCTGGGGCTATTGCTCAAGCTTAGGTGTTCCCTGTTCTCCAAGAGGTCTGAGGATTGAGTCTTCAGCAGTGAGGAGTCGGAGGATGTCACAGCAGTGGCTGAGGTGCTCCTGTATTCCTTGCAAATAGTAGACGTCTCTGAGGCAGACATGGTCCTGACTGGGAGGGACGTGCCAAGAGCATCCGTTAGGCTGCCCTTCCCAAACAGCTCTAGGAAAAGGAGGTGTAGGCCTCACCCTTACCTCTATCCCAGAGGCCTTGCGTGGCCTAGGGGCAGGCCTGTCAGATGAAGCCAGCCCAGCATTCCTCTGGCAACCCGAGCCCTGCAGGTGGGCCAGGGCTGTGGGATATGCGGGGGAGGCACTGAGGGCTCACCACGCCCCCTTCAAAGTCAGGATACTTCCTCCTCTCTATAGTCACAGAACTAGAAGTAGCAGAGCCCGAATGCACATGCAAGCCAAGGAGTCTCTGACCCCTGACCTTGGCCTTCCCTGCTGCTTTGGCATACTTGGGCCTGGTGGGAGCACTGGGGACTTACAGCCAAAGATGGAGCCTGAAGAGGTCTGGTCGAGGTAGTTTTCGGACAGGGACCTCACCCTGCTGGCTGCAggctcctgcttctcttcctaggGCAGAAGAAAGGTGGGGAAGTTGCTGGCTGTGGGAGGCCCCCTGGGCCAGCCGCTCAGCTCTAGAAGGAAGGCTGGCAGCTTAGAGCTCTTCAGGGGGCCCCGCTGGGGctgggcagcaggaggagaggtgAAGACTGGACCAGAAGGGGAGTGGTCAGACTAGACTGGCAGGGCACTGTGAGAAATTTTGGCAGCATTCGAGAGGCTGCTCGGGTCTCAGTTCTGCCATCTGCAAAATGCAAATTACAGTCCTCTATGAACTATAGAGTGCCGTACCCTGGGGAATGGCTAGTGAAGAACTGAGCTTTCTGTGCTTACCATCCTATCCCATTTCGTCCTCCCACATATCTGGGAGGGAACTACTGCTTTTCCTGGACCAGGAACCAAGACTCCAGGAGCCTAAGCAGCCTGCACGCAACAACACTGAGCTAAGAAGCAGAGGAGCAGAGCTCGAGTCCAGGCCTGTGGGACTCCACAGCCGGGCTCCTGGCTGCCGCCCGCAGGCCAGGGATGTGTGGGTGCGGGGAGTGGGCAGGCGGAGCCCCAGCAACCAGCAGGCAGTGCTGCCTCCACATCTCCCCGAGGGAGGGAGCTCACAGTGACCTCAGCGGGGGCACAAAGTCTTAGACTTTTGTGTTCCGGTGTGAACTAGAGAACTCGAGGGCTAGCCTCTTCCATTTACGGCAAGGGATGTTGGTCTCCCATCCACTTCATTTTCGTAAAGTTTTCTTTGAACACAAAGGTACTTGCTGTCCGTCAGCTGCTGAGTGGACAGACTGTGGGACTTTTGTAGGATGGAATTCTCGACCAGCGATGAGAATGAGCAGTCAACTTGGATGCATCCCACAAACGTGCTTAGCGGAGAGAGTCTGAGACAAGCGGGCGCTCCGTCCTTGTCCACGGATGTGAAGAACCCTCACGTTCAGTTGTGACATCAGGGATCAGGACAGCCTTGGGGGTGCACTGGGCTAAGGGCGGGGCCTAGCAGGGCGCATGAGGGGGCTCTGGGGAGCTGGGAGTGTGTTCCTTCATAGGTAATGGTGTCATGGGTGTACTCAGTTTGTGGAAATTTCATCAGCTCAATCACTGATgatttgtgtacttttctgtatttatgtgaCATTCAATAAAAAGTTCTTAGAGacagttttaagaataaaatcctGGCACCAATGCCCAGTGCACACAGAATTTATGTAGGTGAGTGTGGCAAGGTTTGGGGAGGCCTCTCCATAAGGGGCCCACATCCCTGTGCCCTCCCTCAAGGGTACCCCTTATTGGTAGCATCCCTACCTCACAGCAGAAAGACCCCAGCCCAAGCACACAGCCAAGTGGTGGCAAAACCAGGCCCAGGCGCCAGCCTCCAGCCACTCTGCCTCCTTCAGCCCTGGCTCGGGTGGGTTACGCCCGACCCCAGACCTCTAGCGCTGTAGGCCCGGCGCGTATAGCCCACTCACCTCTTTCTCCTCATGGAGGGCCTTGGCTGCCTTTGCACCTGGTGGCGCTCCTGTCAGGGTCTGGGGAGCAGCCTCGAGCTCTTCAGAGATCCCAAACAAAGGCTTCCACCAGAACTGCAGGGTCCGTGCCTTCTGGCGCTCTAGTTCCCGCTCCCTGAGCTGCCTGCTGAGCCACGGCCCCAGAGTGCTGGGTGAGCCCCCCGGCTCAGCCCACCCTCCCCAGAGTCCGGAGAGTGGCCCTGAGGAGgtagcaggggcaggaggagcctTGAAACCCAGCCATTTCCCACTCCCGGCCCGGGGCCCCCACTTGCGGAACTTGCCCCACGATGCCTTGCGGGATGCCAGCCTGCAGGCTTCTTCTCTCCAACACCCGATCCAACTGCAGCCTGGCCAGGTGGGCCACCTGGCTGCAGAGCACGTCATCCACTGACATGCCCGGGAAGAGGCTGGCCATCAGGGTGAGCAACTGCCAGGAAGAGCCAGGTGTGGACCAGGGCAGGAACAGACAGTGTGTTGCTGTCCTG
The DNA window shown above is from Mustela erminea isolate mMusErm1 chromosome 12, mMusErm1.Pri, whole genome shotgun sequence and carries:
- the TTC16 gene encoding tetratricopeptide repeat protein 16 isoform X4; amino-acid sequence: MPYCLGYHQGLQCLEKEDWEMAVLFFSRALHLDSELVDFYALRAEAYIQLCDFSSAAQNLRRACSFQPENTKYLERLTLVLYLQGQCLFEQCAFQEALRVFSQASALQPGKASFRYRCMACLLALEQYQDCLSLVTKEVKLGTTNADVFILRARLYNFFQKPGLCYQDLHSALLLDPKHPQAKALLQMMVDQAQQARQDAGILAVQGKLQHALQCINCAIENNPLDPCLFLFRGTMYRRLQEFDAAVEDLLKALDMMSESQERAVQQAQRQLLLTYNDFAVHCYLQGAYQEGVLLLNKALKDEQQEKGLYINRGDCFFQLGNLLFAEADYQQALALSPQDEGANLRMGLLQEKMGFCEQRGRQFHKAESHFSMAIQHNPQKAQYYLYRARSRQLLQNILGARLDVATVLLLNPKQPKLLTLMASLFPGMSVDDVLCSQVAHLARLQLDRVLERRSLQAGIPQGIVGQLRERELERQKARTLQFWWKPLFGISEELEAAPQTLTGAPPGAKAAKALHEEKEQEPAASRVRSLSENYLDQTSSGSIFGFRTMSASETSTICKEYRSTSATAVTSSDSSLLKTQSSDLLENREHLSLSNSPRNTKVTPGQSQSPSRTKVTQSQSQSPSKTESTQGQSRRPSKTKATQGQSQRPSKTEAIQDKSQSPSKIEVAQGQSQSPSRTKVTQGQSRSPSRTKAAQGQSRRPSRIKAAKGQGRSSTRTKVTQGQSQSSSQTEATRSPRQKPNKTKATQGPRQRLRKIKPAHGRSGGLIRSSSRTKDFYDPSWSPSNAEATWDQYQRSSKTTAAQSWSQNTSPGYSKTEDTWGLSPTLRKPQIRGPEPEPQKNQDWPSSDTDL
- the TOR2A gene encoding prosalusin isoform X2, which codes for MDKLAPGLMEVLLPFLGSSWVVFGTNYRKAIFIFISNTGGEQINQVALEAWRSRRDREEIRLQELEPVISQAVLDNPHHGFWRSGIVEEHLLDVLVPFLPLQRHHVRHCVLNELAQLGLEPREEVVQAVLDSTTFFPEEEQLFSSNGCKTVASRIAFFL
- the TTC16 gene encoding tetratricopeptide repeat protein 16 isoform X2, with amino-acid sequence MTNSAEDALELDPAPSKPISKPWVFPVPKGALQRIFGSSQVFQNLDVVKSKITGLTVPLKVREYYHQGLQCLEKEDWEMAVLFFSRALHLDSELGQCLFEQCAFQEALRVFSQASALQPGKASFRYRCMACLLALEQYQDCLSLVTKEVKLGTTNADVFILRARLYNFFQKPGLCYQDLHSALLLDPKHPQAKALLQMMVDQAQQARQDAGILAVQGKLQHALQCINCAIENNPLDPCLFLFRGTMYRRLQEFDAAVEDLLKALDMMSESQERAVQQAQRQLLLTYNDFAVHCYLQGAYQEGVLLLNKALKDEQQEKGLYINRGDCFFQLGNLLFAEADYQQALALSPQDEGANLRMGLLQEKMGFCEQRGRQFHKAESHFSMAIQHNPQKAQYYLYRARSRQLLQNILGARLDVATVLLLNPKQPKLLTLMASLFPGMSVDDVLCSQVAHLARLQLDRVLERRSLQAGIPQGIVGQLRERELERQKARTLQFWWKPLFGISEELEAAPQTLTGAPPGAKAAKALHEEKEQEPAASRVRSLSENYLDQTSSGSIFGFRTMSASETSTICKEYRSTSATAVTSSDSSLLKTQSSDLLENREHLSLSNSPRNTKVTPGQSQSPSRTKVTQSQSQSPSKTESTQGQSRRPSKTKATQGQSQRPSKTEAIQDKSQSPSKIEVAQGQSQSPSRTKVTQGQSRSPSRTKAAQGQSRRPSRIKAAKGQGRSSTRTKVTQGQSQSSSQTEATRSPRQKPNKTKATQGPRQRLRKIKPAHGRSGGLIRSSSRTKDFYDPSWSPSNAEATWDQYQRSSKTTAAQSWSQNTSPGYSKTEDTWGLSPTLRKPQIRGPEPEPQKNQDWPSSDTDL
- the TTC16 gene encoding tetratricopeptide repeat protein 16 isoform X3, with translation MGVSSSKGSPTADLWEQPGVPELGCCKIEDHGINSAPQSQGVVDFYALRAEAYIQLCDFSSAAQNLRRACSFQPENTKYLERLTLVLYLQGQCLFEQCAFQEALRVFSQASALQPGKASFRYRCMACLLALEQYQDCLSLVTKEVKLGTTNADVFILRARLYNFFQKPGLCYQDLHSALLLDPKHPQAKALLQMMVDQAQQARQDAGILAVQGKLQHALQCINCAIENNPLDPCLFLFRGTMYRRLQEFDAAVEDLLKALDMMSESQERAVQQAQRQLLLTYNDFAVHCYLQGAYQEGVLLLNKALKDEQQEKGLYINRGDCFFQLGNLLFAEADYQQALALSPQDEGANLRMGLLQEKMGFCEQRGRQFHKAESHFSMAIQHNPQKAQYYLYRARSRQLLQNILGARLDVATVLLLNPKQPKLLTLMASLFPGMSVDDVLCSQVAHLARLQLDRVLERRSLQAGIPQGIVGQLRERELERQKARTLQFWWKPLFGISEELEAAPQTLTGAPPGAKAAKALHEEKEQEPAASRVRSLSENYLDQTSSGSIFGFRTMSASETSTICKEYRSTSATAVTSSDSSLLKTQSSDLLENREHLSLSNSPRNTKVTPGQSQSPSRTKVTQSQSQSPSKTESTQGQSRRPSKTKATQGQSQRPSKTEAIQDKSQSPSKIEVAQGQSQSPSRTKVTQGQSRSPSRTKAAQGQSRRPSRIKAAKGQGRSSTRTKVTQGQSQSSSQTEATRSPRQKPNKTKATQGPRQRLRKIKPAHGRSGGLIRSSSRTKDFYDPSWSPSNAEATWDQYQRSSKTTAAQSWSQNTSPGYSKTEDTWGLSPTLRKPQIRGPEPEPQKNQDWPSSDTDL